From Synechococcus sp. UW69, the proteins below share one genomic window:
- a CDS encoding F0F1 ATP synthase subunit gamma, which translates to MANLKEIRDRIKSVKNTRKITEAMRLVAAAKVRRAQEQVLRSRPFADRLARILENLQSRMRFEDAASPLMQQRDVETITLVAITGDRGLCGGYNANIIKRTEQRFAELKGKGFDVKLLLVGTKAIGYFTRRNYPIQATFSGLEQVPTADEANTISTDLLAEFLAESTDRVELIFTKFINLVSCKPVVQTLLPLDPQDIADPEDEIFRLTTKDGLLTVEPGAGPANTEPKIPSDIVFEQTPEQLLNALLPLYLQNQMLRSLQESAASELASRMTAMNNASDNAKELAKTLTLDYNKARQAAITQEILEVAGGAAAVG; encoded by the coding sequence ATGGCGAATCTCAAAGAAATCCGCGACCGAATTAAGTCGGTCAAAAACACCCGCAAGATCACCGAGGCCATGCGCCTCGTGGCTGCGGCCAAGGTGCGCCGCGCCCAGGAGCAAGTGCTCCGCAGCCGTCCCTTCGCGGATCGGCTGGCGCGAATTCTGGAAAATCTCCAGTCCCGCATGCGTTTCGAAGATGCGGCATCTCCCCTGATGCAGCAACGCGATGTGGAGACCATCACCCTGGTAGCGATTACTGGTGATCGCGGTCTGTGTGGTGGCTACAACGCCAACATCATTAAGCGCACGGAACAGCGTTTCGCTGAACTGAAGGGCAAAGGCTTTGATGTGAAGCTTCTGCTAGTTGGCACAAAAGCCATCGGCTATTTCACCCGTCGCAACTATCCGATCCAGGCCACCTTCTCCGGTCTCGAACAGGTGCCCACCGCCGATGAGGCCAACACGATCTCCACGGATCTTTTGGCTGAATTCCTGGCAGAGAGCACCGATCGAGTGGAGTTGATCTTCACCAAGTTCATCAACCTGGTGAGCTGCAAGCCTGTGGTTCAGACCCTCTTGCCTCTGGATCCTCAAGACATTGCTGATCCGGAGGACGAGATTTTCCGTCTCACCACCAAGGACGGTTTGTTGACAGTTGAGCCAGGTGCTGGTCCTGCCAATACCGAGCCGAAGATTCCTTCGGACATCGTGTTTGAGCAGACCCCTGAACAGTTGCTGAATGCACTTCTTCCTCTGTATCTGCAGAACCAGATGTTGCGTTCACTGCAGGAATCGGCAGCGTCTGAGCTGGCCAGCAGGATGACGGCCATGAACAACGCCAGCGACAACGCCAAGGAATTGGCGAAGACTCTGACGCTGGATTACAACAAGGCCCGTCAGGCTGCGATCACCCAGGAGATCCTGGAAGTTGCAGGTGGTGCCGCCGCGGTCGGCTGA
- the atpA gene encoding F0F1 ATP synthase subunit alpha gives MVSIRPDEISAILKQQIEDYDKSVSVSNVGTVLTVGDGIARVYGLQQAMAGELIEFEDGTEGIALNLEDDNVGAVLMGEGYGIQEGSTVKATGKIASVPVGEALLGRVVNSLGRAIDGKGEIATSETRLIESMAPGIIQRKSVHEPMQTGITAIDAMIPVGRGQRELIIGDRQTGKTAIAIDTILNQSDQDMICVYVAVGQKAASVANVVEVLRERGALDYTVIVAANASEPAALQYLAPYTGATIAEYFMYKGKATLVIYDDLSKQAAAYRQMSLLLRRPPGREAYPGDVFYCHSRLLERAAKLSDAMGKGSMTALPIIETQAGDVSAYIPTNVISITDGQIFLSSDLFNSGLRPAINVGISVSRVGGAAQTKAIKKIAGTLKLELAQFDELAAFSQFASDLDASTQQQLERGKRLRELLKQPQFSPLILAEQVAIVYAGVKGLIDAVPVDKVVDFSRELREYLKSNKAEFISEIQEKKVMSPEAEAILKDAITEVVSTMVASAA, from the coding sequence ATGGTTTCCATCCGTCCTGACGAGATCAGCGCCATCCTCAAACAGCAAATTGAGGACTATGACAAGTCGGTTTCCGTCAGCAATGTCGGTACCGTTCTGACTGTGGGCGACGGCATCGCCCGCGTCTACGGCCTGCAGCAAGCCATGGCTGGCGAACTCATTGAATTTGAGGACGGCACCGAAGGCATCGCCCTGAACCTCGAAGACGACAACGTCGGCGCGGTGCTGATGGGTGAGGGATACGGCATTCAGGAAGGCAGCACGGTCAAGGCAACAGGCAAGATTGCCTCTGTTCCTGTCGGTGAAGCCCTGCTGGGCCGCGTGGTGAACTCCCTGGGTCGCGCCATCGACGGCAAGGGTGAAATCGCCACCAGCGAAACGCGCCTGATCGAGTCCATGGCGCCCGGCATCATTCAGCGCAAGTCGGTGCACGAGCCGATGCAGACCGGCATCACCGCGATCGACGCAATGATCCCCGTTGGCCGTGGCCAGCGCGAGCTGATCATTGGTGACCGTCAGACCGGTAAAACCGCCATCGCGATCGACACGATCCTGAACCAGTCGGATCAGGACATGATCTGCGTCTACGTCGCGGTGGGACAAAAGGCTGCCTCCGTGGCCAACGTTGTTGAGGTGCTGCGTGAGCGCGGTGCCCTCGACTACACCGTGATCGTGGCTGCGAACGCTTCTGAGCCCGCTGCACTGCAGTACCTGGCTCCTTACACAGGTGCCACCATCGCCGAGTACTTCATGTACAAGGGCAAGGCCACCTTGGTGATCTACGACGATCTTTCCAAGCAGGCTGCCGCCTATCGCCAGATGTCGCTCTTGCTGCGTCGTCCGCCCGGTCGTGAGGCTTACCCCGGTGACGTCTTCTACTGCCACAGCCGTTTGCTGGAGCGCGCTGCCAAGTTGTCTGATGCGATGGGCAAGGGTTCGATGACCGCTCTGCCGATCATCGAGACTCAGGCCGGCGACGTTTCGGCTTACATCCCCACCAACGTGATTTCAATCACGGACGGACAGATCTTCCTCAGCTCTGACCTGTTCAACTCCGGTCTACGCCCAGCTATCAACGTTGGTATCTCCGTGAGCCGGGTGGGTGGTGCTGCCCAGACCAAGGCCATCAAAAAGATTGCCGGCACCCTGAAGCTGGAGCTTGCTCAGTTCGACGAGCTGGCTGCCTTCTCTCAGTTCGCCTCTGACCTGGATGCCTCCACCCAGCAGCAGCTCGAGCGTGGCAAGCGCTTGCGTGAACTGCTCAAGCAGCCTCAGTTCAGCCCCCTGATCCTGGCTGAGCAGGTCGCCATCGTTTATGCGGGTGTGAAGGGCCTGATCGATGCCGTCCCCGTCGACAAGGTGGTCGACTTCTCCCGAGAGCTTCGTGAGTACCTCAAGTCCAACAAGGCTGAGTTCATCTCCGAAATCCAGGAGAAGAAGGTGATGAGCCCTGAGGCTGAGGCCATCCTCAAGGATGCCATCACCGAAGTCGTGTCCACCATGGTCGCTTCTGCGGCCTGA
- the atpH gene encoding ATP synthase F1 subunit delta — protein sequence MPLLNSLATPYAEALLQVTEARGESETVADQCKQLLEIWNDSADFRDAMVSPVLEPDAKKKALKALVGEDVTPSVFNLLKVLADRQRLIAFDAVMLRYLELYREQQGITLAQVRSAQSLTEDQQAALSKKVQAMAGTNKVDIDLSVDPSLIGGFVVSLGSQVIDASLSGQVRRLGLALAKAS from the coding sequence ATGCCTCTCCTTAACTCCCTGGCCACCCCTTACGCCGAAGCATTGCTTCAGGTGACAGAGGCCCGTGGCGAGTCTGAAACCGTTGCGGATCAATGCAAGCAACTGCTTGAGATCTGGAACGATTCCGCGGACTTCCGTGACGCCATGGTGTCTCCGGTTCTTGAGCCCGACGCCAAAAAGAAAGCTCTCAAAGCTCTTGTTGGTGAGGATGTCACTCCTTCAGTTTTCAATTTGCTGAAGGTGCTGGCTGATCGCCAACGTCTCATTGCTTTTGATGCGGTCATGCTCCGCTACCTCGAGCTCTACCGCGAACAGCAAGGCATCACGCTGGCCCAGGTCCGTTCTGCTCAAAGCCTCACCGAGGATCAACAGGCGGCACTGTCCAAGAAGGTGCAGGCCATGGCCGGCACCAACAAGGTCGACATCGACCTCAGTGTGGATCCGTCCTTAATTGGCGGCTTCGTCGTGAGTCTCGGATCTCAGGTGATCGACGCCAGCTTGTCTGGCCAGGTTCGTCGCCTTGGTCTGGCACTCGCCAAGGCGAGCTGA
- a CDS encoding F0F1 ATP synthase subunit B, giving the protein MTLNFNPLETNLVNLVIVIGVLVWFLRGFLGGILERRRADILQDLQDAESRLKTASENLSKAQSELAAAQQKAEKIRADGQARAAGIRAEGEKRTISVMAAIKAGADADAEADAARIKDSLRREAALASIDKVLAELPGRLDAKAQAKLIDSTIKNLENA; this is encoded by the coding sequence ATGACTCTCAATTTCAATCCGCTTGAGACCAATCTGGTCAACCTGGTCATTGTGATCGGTGTCCTGGTTTGGTTCCTACGTGGGTTCCTGGGAGGAATCCTGGAACGCCGCCGCGCTGACATTCTTCAGGACCTGCAGGATGCTGAGTCCCGCCTGAAGACTGCCAGCGAAAACCTGAGCAAGGCCCAGTCCGAATTGGCTGCTGCCCAGCAGAAAGCCGAAAAGATTCGTGCCGATGGTCAGGCCCGCGCCGCAGGTATCCGTGCCGAAGGCGAGAAGCGGACCATCTCCGTGATGGCTGCCATCAAGGCCGGTGCCGATGCTGATGCTGAGGCTGATGCCGCTCGAATCAAAGACAGCCTTCGTCGTGAGGCCGCTCTTGCTTCGATCGACAAGGTTCTTGCCGAACTACCCGGCCGTCTCGATGCCAAAGCTCAGGCCAAGTTGATCGATTCCACCATCAAAAATCTGGAGAACGCCTGA
- a CDS encoding F0F1 ATP synthase subunit B' yields MTWLLLAEAGVPEGGLFDLDATLPLMAVQVVLLTFLLNVLFFRPVGKVVEDREGYISTSRADAKQKLAQVERLEADLAEQLKGARQAAQAVIVEAEQEVDRLYREALAQAEAEANRTKEESRRAIEAERESARTQLKGQVDQLSTTIINRLLTA; encoded by the coding sequence ATGACCTGGCTTCTGCTCGCTGAAGCAGGTGTTCCGGAGGGAGGTCTTTTCGACCTCGATGCCACCCTTCCGCTGATGGCGGTTCAGGTGGTTCTCCTCACCTTCCTGCTCAATGTTCTCTTCTTCCGTCCGGTCGGCAAGGTCGTGGAAGATCGTGAGGGCTACATCTCCACCAGTCGTGCTGACGCCAAGCAGAAGCTTGCCCAGGTTGAACGCCTGGAAGCTGATCTGGCTGAACAGCTGAAAGGTGCCCGTCAGGCCGCTCAGGCCGTGATCGTTGAGGCGGAACAAGAAGTCGATCGGCTTTACCGCGAAGCACTGGCCCAGGCGGAAGCTGAAGCCAACCGCACGAAAGAGGAAAGCCGTCGCGCCATCGAGGCCGAGCGTGAATCCGCCCGTACCCAATTGAAGGGTCAGGTGGATCAGCTGAGCACCACGATCATCAACCGTTTGCTGACCGCGTGA
- the atpE gene encoding ATP synthase F0 subunit C yields the protein MDSITSAASVVAAGLAVGLAAIGPGIGQGTASGGAVEGIARQPEAEGKIRGTLLLSLAFMESLTIYGLVVALVLLFANPFAG from the coding sequence ATGGATTCCATCACCTCCGCCGCTTCCGTTGTGGCCGCTGGCCTGGCAGTCGGCCTCGCCGCCATCGGCCCTGGTATCGGTCAGGGCACCGCGTCAGGCGGCGCTGTTGAGGGCATCGCCCGTCAGCCCGAAGCCGAAGGCAAGATCCGCGGCACCCTGCTGCTGTCCCTGGCGTTCATGGAATCGCTGACCATCTACGGCCTGGTGGTGGCTCTGGTGCTCTTGTTCGCCAACCCCTTCGCCGGCTGA
- the atpB gene encoding F0F1 ATP synthase subunit A — MALLPLPLPFAELEVGHHLYWQIGDLYLHGQVFLSSWILIGILLALVLAGTRNMQRDPLGLQNLMEFLWNFIRDIARDNIGEKYYRDWLPFIGTLFLFIFVSNWGGALIPWKIFELPEGELGAPTADINTTVAMALLVSLAYFYAGLSRKGLRFFELYVEPTPIMLPFKIIEEFTKPLSLSFRLFGNILADELAVGVLVYLVPLLVPLPVMLLGLFTSAIQALIFATLTAFYIGEGLHEAH, encoded by the coding sequence ATGGCTTTGCTGCCCCTACCACTTCCGTTCGCTGAACTGGAAGTGGGCCACCACCTGTATTGGCAGATCGGCGATCTGTACCTCCATGGCCAGGTTTTCCTGAGCTCTTGGATCCTGATTGGCATCCTGCTTGCCCTGGTGCTGGCTGGCACCCGCAACATGCAGCGCGACCCTTTGGGGCTGCAGAACCTGATGGAGTTCCTCTGGAACTTCATCCGCGACATCGCCCGCGACAACATCGGCGAGAAGTACTACCGCGATTGGCTGCCATTCATCGGCACCTTGTTCCTGTTCATCTTTGTGAGCAACTGGGGCGGTGCCCTGATCCCTTGGAAGATCTTCGAACTACCAGAGGGTGAACTCGGCGCTCCCACGGCAGACATCAACACCACGGTGGCGATGGCTCTGCTGGTGTCGCTGGCGTACTTCTATGCCGGCTTGAGCCGCAAGGGTTTGCGTTTCTTCGAGCTGTACGTGGAGCCGACTCCAATCATGCTCCCGTTCAAGATCATCGAGGAATTCACTAAGCCTCTTTCGCTCTCGTTCCGTTTGTTCGGCAACATCCTCGCCGACGAATTGGCGGTGGGTGTGCTGGTCTACCTGGTTCCGCTTTTAGTGCCTCTCCCCGTGATGCTGCTTGGCCTGTTCACCAGTGCCATTCAGGCTTTGATCTTTGCGACCCTCACCGCTTTCTACATCGGTGAAGGTCTTCACGAAGCCCACTAA
- a CDS encoding bifunctional 2-polyprenyl-6-hydroxyphenol methylase/3-demethylubiquinol 3-O-methyltransferase UbiG, which produces MAHPKPSDAATPVVSAFYDRFPFPGDPLQDGPPPGYNWRWCHRSVLAAVHGLIPSGMERPRILDAGCGTGVSTDYLCHLNPGADVLGVDISDGALAVAQERCQRSGAAQQVTSLRQEQRSLLDLADEGPFDYINSVGVLHHLDQPEAGLRALSGLLAPHGLLHLFLYADAGRWEIHRTQKALTLLQAGTGAEGLRLGRDLFDTLPETNRLARHHRERWAVDCAADANFADMYLHPQETSYNLERLFQYIATAGLHFAGFSNPEVWDPARLLNGELLERAQALPLPQQWDLVEQLDPDISHFEFFLSAQPIEPAVLSDEALLQSHGLRQPCLWGEPDPILGTDMEPLQLSNEERELLQRLQEQPDAPLGTLAEPTVIRRLVDRRLVLLKA; this is translated from the coding sequence ATGGCCCACCCAAAGCCCAGTGATGCTGCGACCCCCGTGGTGAGTGCGTTCTATGACCGCTTCCCTTTCCCGGGCGACCCGCTTCAGGACGGACCGCCCCCGGGATACAACTGGCGGTGGTGTCACCGCAGCGTTCTGGCCGCAGTCCACGGACTGATCCCATCTGGGATGGAGCGGCCGCGGATTCTTGATGCCGGCTGTGGCACCGGCGTCAGCACTGACTATCTCTGCCATCTCAATCCGGGTGCGGATGTGCTGGGGGTGGATATCAGTGATGGGGCCCTGGCGGTGGCGCAGGAACGGTGTCAGCGCTCCGGGGCGGCCCAGCAGGTGACCTCCCTGCGTCAGGAGCAGCGCAGTCTTCTGGATCTCGCTGACGAAGGACCCTTCGATTACATCAATTCGGTGGGGGTGTTGCACCACCTGGATCAGCCGGAAGCGGGCCTGCGCGCTTTAAGCGGTTTGTTGGCCCCCCATGGTTTGCTCCATCTCTTTCTTTATGCCGATGCAGGGCGCTGGGAGATTCACCGGACCCAGAAAGCTCTCACTCTTCTGCAGGCCGGTACCGGGGCTGAGGGGCTGCGCCTTGGTAGGGATCTCTTCGACACCCTGCCCGAAACCAATCGTCTCGCCCGTCATCACCGTGAACGCTGGGCCGTGGACTGTGCTGCGGATGCCAACTTCGCGGACATGTATCTGCATCCGCAGGAGACCAGCTACAACCTCGAGCGGCTGTTCCAATACATCGCCACGGCAGGCCTTCATTTCGCCGGCTTCTCGAATCCGGAGGTCTGGGATCCGGCACGCTTGTTGAACGGGGAGTTGTTGGAGCGTGCCCAAGCGTTGCCCCTTCCTCAGCAATGGGATCTTGTGGAGCAGCTGGATCCCGACATCAGCCACTTCGAGTTTTTCCTTTCTGCCCAGCCGATCGAACCGGCAGTGCTGAGCGATGAGGCGTTGCTGCAGTCCCATGGGTTGCGCCAGCCCTGTCTGTGGGGTGAGCCGGATCCGATCCTTGGCACCGATATGGAACCGCTGCAGCTTTCGAATGAGGAGCGGGAGTTGCTGCAGAGGCTGCAGGAACAGCCCGATGCTCCGCTGGGAACCCTGGCTGAGCCGACGGTGATTCGCCGCCTGGTGGATCGGCGGCTGGTGCTGCTGAAGGCTTAA
- a CDS encoding phycobilisome rod-core linker polypeptide: MTVTASSGSPRVSPQLFDTLPLSSVRQAEQQDRFPDNGELNSLVTFFRTGQDRIEASRIIAANAEAIVARAANRIFVGGTPLSFLESPLTTGETGRISGQGGTPLAADQAAFEQSVRTFTGDSGSTKRGNFLTRLLEGAGGDADIRVVLPTGFNAISVAKYGPAFMRKSVRDMGWFLRYVGYALVAGDPSILAVNTRGLRDILLENCSLAATNVALQEMRAASAELLRDRPEARQMTIDCFNVLLQELAIPTPSTKQRQGSAVQQGLQLPAIYALASEGRQLFEMRPGLSGAEKAEIIRAAYRQVFERDIAKGYSQTPCADKASAVAQGQISMREFVRALGRSKEYRQQFHDGFVNSRVVELAYRHFLGRGISSLEEFRKSFAILSDQGLNGLVDVLVNSSEYAQAFGEETVPYLRDLGTEAQESAGWGSNRKLFNFSAPFDGAPQYVTLYASYRQPFADQHVYGGGNDPVANKFGAIFPSGTASVATRPAPYGYDSRRLLVSNGLNSPGQLDSDSFRKSRPRKSGPRVMRLQQIATGGTVNPGRGGQPSVRTTEASTQAVIKAVYVQVLGNGGYAGERMSSDEARLENGDIPLKDFVRAVAKSDAFRRRYWSGLYIVKAIEVMHRRLLGRPTFGRWEIDALFDTAARHGFYGVVDALIDSKEYSQAFGADTVPYERFITPGDVTARRAPGWSRPLKIEAAADLTLGSRPETQRSEAFRSSGDVTPRNLPDTQKATSQDFTTTTNANAAGPSWLSVVRRQGLASNKTGFPMRRASNSTPTSIGGRTWSVELISSNARSGQALPRMGMALVTEGASGFRLRGGLPAMLELKQPCSEDELQTVLDATYKQLLNRVPTGSERLISAESRLRNQDIDLADFIAEVAMSEAFQNRISSMAPLRAASAAGLALLGRATTPAETSRFLITRAQAGHGAAVTELLADRIGTAVPRVDGMNTSSGVPQATIQRTASLYSGNAGMNPPSSEAI; this comes from the coding sequence ATGACAGTGACCGCCAGCAGCGGCAGCCCGCGCGTGTCTCCCCAACTGTTCGACACGCTGCCGCTCTCCAGCGTCCGTCAGGCAGAGCAGCAGGACCGTTTCCCTGACAACGGGGAACTGAACAGTCTTGTGACCTTCTTCCGAACTGGTCAGGACCGGATCGAGGCGTCCAGGATCATTGCGGCGAATGCCGAGGCCATCGTGGCCCGCGCCGCCAACAGAATTTTTGTGGGGGGCACGCCCCTCTCCTTCCTTGAATCGCCGCTAACAACAGGCGAGACCGGACGCATTAGTGGTCAGGGGGGCACACCACTGGCAGCAGACCAAGCCGCCTTTGAACAGTCGGTACGCACCTTCACCGGCGACAGCGGCAGCACAAAGAGAGGCAACTTTCTGACCCGTCTTTTGGAAGGAGCCGGTGGGGATGCTGATATTCGTGTGGTGCTTCCGACAGGCTTCAACGCCATCAGTGTTGCCAAGTACGGCCCGGCGTTCATGCGCAAGTCGGTGCGCGATATGGGCTGGTTCCTGCGTTATGTGGGTTACGCCCTGGTGGCTGGTGACCCCAGCATCCTCGCGGTGAACACCCGCGGCCTGCGGGACATCCTTCTGGAAAACTGCTCCCTGGCTGCCACCAACGTGGCCCTTCAGGAGATGCGGGCAGCCTCCGCCGAACTGCTACGGGACCGTCCTGAAGCCCGTCAGATGACCATCGACTGCTTCAACGTGCTGTTGCAGGAGCTGGCCATACCCACCCCCAGCACCAAGCAGCGACAGGGGAGTGCAGTTCAACAAGGCTTGCAACTCCCGGCGATCTACGCCCTTGCCTCAGAAGGCCGCCAGCTTTTTGAGATGCGGCCGGGCCTCTCCGGAGCAGAAAAAGCAGAAATCATTCGCGCCGCTTACCGCCAGGTGTTTGAGCGCGACATCGCCAAGGGTTACTCCCAGACCCCCTGCGCAGACAAAGCCAGCGCGGTCGCCCAAGGCCAGATCTCGATGCGCGAATTCGTTCGCGCCCTCGGCCGCAGCAAGGAATATCGCCAGCAGTTCCACGACGGTTTCGTCAACAGCCGTGTTGTGGAACTGGCCTATCGCCACTTCCTCGGACGGGGCATCAGCTCCCTCGAGGAATTCCGAAAGTCGTTCGCCATCCTCAGTGACCAGGGCCTCAATGGCCTCGTGGATGTACTGGTGAATTCCTCGGAATACGCCCAGGCCTTTGGTGAAGAAACAGTTCCCTACCTGCGTGATCTCGGCACGGAAGCCCAGGAAAGCGCCGGCTGGGGATCCAACCGAAAGCTCTTCAACTTCAGCGCCCCCTTCGATGGCGCACCGCAATACGTCACCCTCTACGCCTCCTACCGCCAACCGTTTGCCGACCAGCACGTCTACGGCGGTGGCAATGATCCGGTGGCCAACAAATTCGGAGCCATCTTCCCGAGCGGCACAGCTTCAGTGGCCACCCGACCGGCCCCCTACGGCTACGACAGCCGCCGCCTGCTCGTGAGCAATGGGCTCAACAGCCCCGGCCAGCTGGACAGCGACAGTTTCCGCAAGAGCCGCCCACGCAAGAGTGGTCCGCGCGTCATGCGACTTCAGCAGATCGCCACGGGTGGCACTGTGAATCCAGGCCGTGGTGGTCAGCCCAGCGTGCGCACGACTGAGGCCAGCACCCAAGCCGTGATCAAGGCGGTTTACGTGCAAGTGCTAGGCAACGGCGGCTATGCGGGAGAGCGAATGAGCTCTGATGAAGCCCGCCTCGAAAACGGGGATATTCCGCTCAAGGATTTTGTTCGGGCCGTCGCCAAATCCGATGCTTTCCGACGCCGCTACTGGAGCGGCCTTTACATCGTGAAGGCGATCGAAGTGATGCATCGCCGTTTGCTTGGACGACCCACCTTCGGACGCTGGGAAATAGATGCCCTTTTCGATACAGCCGCACGACACGGTTTCTATGGAGTGGTGGACGCACTGATCGACAGCAAGGAATACAGCCAAGCGTTTGGAGCCGACACAGTCCCCTACGAACGTTTCATCACACCCGGTGATGTGACTGCTCGCCGTGCTCCCGGCTGGTCACGTCCTCTCAAGATTGAAGCTGCCGCTGATCTGACCCTTGGCAGCCGTCCTGAAACACAGCGATCCGAAGCATTCCGCAGCAGTGGCGATGTAACACCACGCAACCTGCCTGACACGCAAAAGGCAACCAGCCAAGACTTCACGACAACAACCAACGCAAACGCCGCGGGGCCCAGTTGGCTGTCGGTGGTGCGTCGACAAGGTCTTGCATCCAACAAGACTGGCTTCCCAATGCGTCGAGCCAGCAACTCAACGCCGACCAGCATCGGTGGTCGCACTTGGAGCGTTGAGCTCATTTCTTCCAACGCGCGGAGTGGACAGGCACTCCCACGCATGGGAATGGCCCTTGTCACGGAAGGAGCTTCAGGGTTCCGCCTGCGGGGTGGACTTCCCGCGATGCTCGAGCTGAAACAGCCTTGCAGCGAAGATGAGCTGCAGACCGTTCTCGATGCGACTTACAAGCAACTGCTCAACCGTGTCCCCACCGGAAGTGAGCGTCTGATCAGCGCGGAGTCACGTCTGCGCAATCAGGACATCGACCTGGCTGATTTCATCGCTGAAGTGGCGATGAGCGAGGCGTTCCAGAACCGGATCTCCTCGATGGCACCGCTTCGGGCCGCTTCCGCTGCTGGTTTAGCCCTGCTGGGACGAGCGACCACACCTGCTGAGACCAGCCGCTTCCTGATCACACGAGCCCAGGCAGGCCATGGTGCTGCGGTGACCGAATTGCTGGCAGATCGCATCGGTACAGCGGTGCCTCGCGTTGATGGCATGAACACCAGCTCAGGGGTTCCACAGGCCACAATTCAGCGGACAGCATCGCTGTACAGCGGAAACGCCGGCATGAATCCCCCCTCGAGCGAGGCGATCTAA
- a CDS encoding allophycocyanin subunit alpha gives MSIVSNSIINADAEARYLSPGELDQIKAFVTGGQRRLRVAQVLCESRERIVKQAGGQLFQKRPDVISPGGNAYGEEMTATCLRDMDYYLRLVTYGIVAGDVTPIEEIGVIGAKELYRSLGTPLEALAESVREMKIVAMGLLTGADAEEAGTYFDYVVGALA, from the coding sequence ATGAGCATCGTCTCCAACTCGATCATCAACGCGGACGCCGAAGCCCGCTACCTCAGCCCTGGCGAACTCGACCAGATCAAAGCCTTCGTCACCGGCGGTCAACGCCGTCTGCGCGTGGCTCAGGTCTTGTGCGAGAGCCGCGAGCGCATCGTCAAGCAGGCTGGAGGTCAGCTGTTCCAGAAGCGTCCCGACGTCATCTCCCCTGGCGGTAACGCCTACGGCGAGGAGATGACCGCCACATGTCTGCGCGACATGGATTACTACCTCCGCCTTGTCACCTACGGCATCGTTGCCGGTGACGTAACTCCGATTGAAGAGATCGGTGTGATCGGCGCAAAAGAGCTCTATCGCTCCCTGGGAACCCCTCTGGAAGCATTGGCTGAATCCGTGCGCGAGATGAAGATCGTCGCCATGGGCCTCCTCACAGGGGCCGACGCAGAGGAAGCCGGCACCTACTTCGACTACGTGGTTGGCGCCCTCGCCTGA
- the apcB gene encoding allophycocyanin subunit beta — protein sequence MQDAITNVINKSDVQGLYLDTSSMSSLESYFASGELRVRAAATISANASAIIRDAVAKALLYSDITRPGGNMYTTRRYAACIRDLDYYLRYSTYAMLAGDTSILDERVLNGLKETYNSLGVPIGATVQAIQAMKEVTAGLVGPDAGKEMGVYFDYICSGLGN from the coding sequence ATGCAAGACGCCATCACCAACGTCATCAACAAGTCGGACGTCCAGGGCCTGTACCTGGATACGTCCTCGATGAGCAGCCTCGAGTCGTATTTCGCCAGTGGTGAACTGCGCGTGCGCGCTGCCGCCACCATCAGCGCCAACGCTTCAGCCATCATCCGTGATGCCGTTGCCAAGGCTCTGCTGTATTCGGACATCACCCGTCCCGGCGGCAACATGTACACCACCCGCCGCTACGCAGCCTGCATCCGCGATCTGGACTACTACCTGCGGTATTCCACCTACGCCATGCTCGCCGGCGACACTTCCATCCTCGATGAGCGGGTGCTTAACGGCCTCAAGGAGACCTACAACTCCTTGGGAGTTCCCATCGGCGCCACTGTTCAGGCAATCCAAGCCATGAAAGAAGTCACCGCTGGCTTGGTCGGCCCTGACGCCGGCAAGGAAATGGGCGTCTACTTCGACTACATCTGCTCCGGCCTCGGCAACTGA
- a CDS encoding phycobilisome linker polypeptide: protein MRLFKVTACIPSPEKVRTQRELQNTFFTKWVPYDSWFAEQQRIQKQGGRIIKVELCTGGQQVNVGN from the coding sequence ATGCGGTTGTTCAAAGTCACAGCCTGCATCCCCAGCCCTGAAAAGGTTCGGACGCAGCGCGAATTGCAGAACACCTTCTTCACCAAATGGGTTCCCTATGACAGCTGGTTCGCTGAGCAACAGCGCATCCAGAAACAGGGTGGACGCATTATCAAGGTGGAACTCTGCACCGGGGGTCAGCAGGTCAACGTCGGCAACTGA